The genomic region gggacatggtactgcaaaaagcGGAAACACAggctacattgcagaaccactccaactttattaatttatggtgaataaatgttacactactgtgcacagccccatatGTTTTCTGACATGATGCTAtgcgttagcagcggttagctaactatgctaacgttagttttctacaagtctcctccaagtgacaatcatattataggccctacacaatgctggcaatgctgagaagaattagcatcctcgtttatcttacttacagtACATTAAGTTGACTGTGTAGCTTAAtctgtggtgaagcactgttttgttatggtttgctaaggaacccattgcttaaaatagtggagagctgggatgagaacattgtgtcaaatcttcgcattgtatcgcggagtgatttattattagctgtgcaaagtctgagttgaaatgtccagggatattccaactcatggaacgtctctcggccaatcagaaacaaataaatagttccatagaacccaattgttgtataataggAATTAATGCTAAGGGTGCATTGGTCCGTTCATGTTTTCGAAGTGTGGATCAGATGGATGTTccttcaaattttttttttagtctggAGAAGAAAAATGGACAGAAAAGATTGATCCACTCTTTAAAATCTGAATCTGGAGCTTTATTGACTGGTGATCGTGAGATTCGGAATAGAGCTGTTTGGTTCTATCAGGACCTATACAAGAGCAAACTAAGGGACGGAGAGTCTGACAGCCTTTTTGTAAGAGATCTGCCTCAAAGGGCCTAGATGGCATTCCTGCAGAATGTTATATATAAGTCTTTTTGGTCGGAGATAGGTGAGGACTTGCTTGCCGTGCTCAACGACAGTCTTGCTGGGGGGCTGCTGCCAGTGAGCTGTCGTGGGGCAGTCCTCACACTTCTCCCCTAAAAAAGCGTCTCACTGATATTAGGTGTTGGAGACCGTGTCACTCTTGTGTAGCGACTACAAATTGCTGTGTCGAAAGTTTTGGCCAACTGGCTGTCCAAGGTAATGGACCAGGTCATCCATCGGACCAAACATATTGTGTTCCCAGTAGGTCTATTTTTGATAATGTGGCTTTGATTAAGTGACATCATACATGTTTCCAAACTTCTTGGAATTGATGTGGGGTTGGTTTAGCTAGATcaagaaaaagcttttgacagGGTGGAGCATATGTACCTGTGGGACACTTTACTTGCCTTTGGGTTCAGTGAAGGCTTTGTAAGAAAAGATCAGGGGTTCTTTACAGAGATGTAGAGTATACTCAAAGTCAATGGTGGGTTAAGTGCtcccttcaaggttggcagAGGTGTAAGACAGGGCTGCTCTTTGTCTGGAATGCTGTATTCTATAGCAATAGAGCTTCTTTTACATAAGTTAGGAGGGGCATTAAATGGTCTGTGTATACCTGGCTTCTCCtttcctgtttgtctgtctgcctatGCCCGATGACATAGTCCTTTTAATTAGTGGGGGAGAGGGATATAGAGGTAATTGTTAACATTTTAAGAGATTTGGTCAGTTTCATCAGCCAGAGTTAACTGGGCTAAAAGCGAGGCTCTATTTCTTGGACAGTGGGGGGAAGGGGTGCCAAGGCTCCCTGATGGGTTAGTTTGGAAGAAAGATGGTTTTAAGTATTTGGGTGTTTTTTGGGGGATGACAAAGTTTTGCAGAAAAACTGGGAGAGGGGCAGTGGAAAGTATTACTGGGGGCTTGAAGGTGGAAGTGGCTCCTGCCTAAGATGTCTTACAGGGGCGTGTACTCATTATAAACAACCTGGTGGCCTCATCCTTTTGGCATCGTCTGGCCTGTGTGGATCCTCAACCAGACCTTCTGAACAAGTTGCAGTCTGTTGTTGGGAACTTTTTCTGGGATAAGTTACACTGGGTTCCACAGTCAGTTTTGTTTTGCCAAAGGAAGAGGGGGACATGGTCTTATACATTTCCATAGCAGAACTGCTGCTTTTAGGTTGCAGTTTGTGAAAAAGCTCCTTACTGGACCCACAGTTGTTGCTTGGAAACTTCTGAGCTGCACAATTTTAAGAACTTGTGGGGGGCTGGGGCTTGATAAGTCACTCTTTTTGACAGTGCCACATGGGGTTGATGGTTCTAGGTTGCCTCCCTTCTACCGCACTCTTTTTAAAATTTGGGGCATGTTTAATGTTCAAAGGCAGGGGGCAACAACCTCCTTACACTGGCTTCTACAAGAACCTGTGGTTGGCGGCGCAAGAATGGACATTTCCTCATCCGATTTCCCTTCACTCCGGAGGAGGTTTCTTGATTCAAGGATTGTGACATTGAAGGATGTAGTAGACCTGGCAGGGTCAGACTTTCGGAGCGCTAGGAGGTTTGCTGCCTCCATTGGACTAAGGTCTCTTCGTGTGACCACACAACTCCTGGATAAGTGGCGCACTACATGCAACACGGATGAACGGACATTAATGAAGGAGTATTGCTCAGGAATGGTGCGGCCTTACATGTTTGATGACTTTGCATTGGTACTTTCACCTATTCTGAATGAGGGTGCTGGCCTGCTCTTGTCAGGCATAACCACTGTTGGGTTGAGCGTTTCCACTGGAAAACAGTTTTATCATGATTGTGTGAAAGTGTTTAATAAGAAGGTTTTAATGAGTAGGGTTGACACACCCTGGCGGGCTGTTTTGAATTTAAGTGAATGTGTGAAACCCGAATGGGGAGCACTTTACAAACCACCACTGTCTAAAAGGGTTGGGGATTTGCAGTGGAGACTCCTTCATGGGGCAGTTGCATTTAATGCCTTTGTCTGTCTTAAATCCAGCTGTGGGTCAAGATTgtcctttctgttttcagagggaaactgtttttcatgcttttTTGCACTGCTCAAGGTTGAGGCCACTGTTTACAGTCATGGAACACTTGTTTAATTGTTTTAATGAAGAGTTCTCCCCAGAGACTTTCATTCTTGGTTTCAGatatcaaaaaagaaaacaaaatgaatgtaaactGTTGAATTTTATTCTGGGTGAAGCTAAGATGGCTATTTATGTCagcagaaaaaacaaaattgagaATCAGCCTGGAAATGATGTGTTAGTTTTGTTTCCTGCTACTCATGCAGAATCTTGAATCTTTTGAGGCTGTGTGGTGCTGCAGGCACTGTGTTCCGTCATTGATGACAATTTGCACTTTTGTCAACTTTTGTAGTccttttgaatttttttttttttttttttacatattttttatCCTATACAAGAGTCTAATTGTGTGAatctttctgtgtttttgtaaaTCAATAAAGAAAGAGTTAAAATCtcaaatctctttctctctctctctctctctctctctctctctctctcacagtgcTCCCTGTATCCCCTTCTTCTACTCTTCCCTCTGTAATCTTCCTAAGCAGTGTGTTTTCCAGTCCTCCCAGATGAAACTCATTCCATACTTTACTTTGTGTATCTTCTTTTGAGGGCATGCTCTTCTCTATCCTGAAAACCCCTCTACCTAAATATCTGTCTATCTTCCTACACCCACCTGCCTGTCTCATTGTCAGTCCAAACACACAGAGTTGTATCTATATTTGCAAAGCTGCTCCTTCAGTCTCTTCCCTCTTATTGATTCATCCCACATATCTAACCCCTCCCATTCTCTCTTCTTcaataacacataataatacagCAGATGCCCCTCCCTCAGGAGTCTGAACTcgttctctatttctctctctctcactctctctctctttctctctctctctctctctctctctattcagttcaattcaaaatAAATTGAGAAAAACTCAACTTGTATTGCCAAATAATTtctacatacaaaaaaagagaatcacatgttgtacagtgtgtgtgtgtgtgtgtgtgtgtgtgtgtgtgtgtgtgtcccattactttgatgttttctctctccctctcgcccctcctgtatatatacagtatgattATAATATCCCCCCctgccctcccccctcccctcacctcACTGAGCTGGTTGCGGTAGGCGAACAGGACCCGGAGGTTGCGGAGCAGGCCCAGCTCGGCGGGCAGGCTGGCCAGCTCGTTGCCGGCCAGGTTGAGCAGCACCAGGTTGTGCAGGCGGGCCATGCCCTGGGGCAGTGCGCTCAGGCAGTTGTGCGACAGGTTGAGCTTCTGCAGCTCGCGCACCTCCCACAGCTCCGCCGGCACCTCCTCCAGGCCACGCATGGCCATGCTGAGCGTGGTGTAGCCCAGGTGACGCACCGCGTGGCGCCGCAGACGATCCGCCGCCCCCGGCCTTCCACCACCCTCGCGTCCGCGGCCCAGCGTGCTGATGCTGCTGGCCTTGCGGCCCGTCTGGCGGGGGTGGTGGGCGTCCTGGAAGGGGCTGGCGGCGTGCGTGAGATCATCAGGGAGGCGTTTAGACTGCCGCGGCCccatggctctctctctctctctctctctctctccccgtctcAGATGGGagtcaggctctctctctctctctccgtctcagaTGGGagtcaggctctctctctctctctctctctctctctctctctctccagatggGAGTCGGTTGCTGCTGGGAGCTGGGTGTTGAGATGGCCGCCGG from Alosa alosa isolate M-15738 ecotype Scorff River chromosome 1, AALO_Geno_1.1, whole genome shotgun sequence harbors:
- the LOC125302396 gene encoding leucine-rich repeat-containing protein 30-like — encoded protein: MGPRQSKRLPDDLTHAASPFQDAHHPRQTGRKASSISTLGRGREGGGRPGAADRLRRHAVRHLGYTTLSMAMRGLEEVPAELWEVRELQKLNLSHNCLSALPQGMARLHNLVLLNLAGNELASLPAELGLLRNLRVLFAYRNQLSEHHLTKLNLSHNRIAHIPACVYAMRGLVFLHLAGNQLENIADQIQDLVNLKILIVERNRLHTLPRTLGSLGRLELLNVDFNELQSLPAELHTLMRRLGRLACHPLDKGLHVVHNPLLKPTQEVLQGGLSALHNYLKPG